A single region of the Anaerolineales bacterium genome encodes:
- a CDS encoding glycosyltransferase family 4 protein produces the protein MRLSPTPRNLLYITIYSGIGGGETLLLNLMGALDRDTYRQFLITPQRGKFPEKAAALGVQTVAIPFRGASTFFVPALWGRFPITQKLRHYLREQHIDAVISDYHALPFIVPAAESLAIPVLWTIMGWWFPLRRWQRAFFERHVAGMTAITANVKSRLLGSPPKIIPERIAVHIPGVDVDTFAPNAAGVDGGRVRAQLGISPETPLVAMAARFQAVKGHEVFQDVVRRVAAEVPDAHFVASGDNVGSFKVPKDEAYKADILQRANDDPILRQRLTYLGFYPDVRDVIAAADVMVCSSHFESLLMVAVESMAMGRPIVSTEVGGPSETIRDGETGYLVPPADGVALAERVITLLRDPALRQRMGAAGRAHAVQNLSVTRYAATISAMLEELMQRVGRG, from the coding sequence CGGCGGCGAAACGCTCCTCCTGAATCTGATGGGGGCGCTGGATCGGGACACCTACCGCCAATTCCTGATCACCCCCCAACGCGGAAAATTTCCCGAAAAGGCGGCAGCGCTTGGCGTTCAGACGGTGGCAATTCCTTTTCGGGGGGCAAGTACCTTCTTTGTGCCAGCCCTTTGGGGGCGCTTTCCGATCACCCAAAAACTCCGCCATTACCTCCGAGAGCAGCACATCGACGCCGTAATCAGCGATTATCACGCCCTGCCCTTCATTGTCCCCGCCGCCGAGTCCCTCGCTATCCCTGTCCTCTGGACGATTATGGGGTGGTGGTTTCCGCTGCGCCGCTGGCAGCGAGCATTCTTTGAACGCCACGTGGCGGGCATGACGGCAATCACCGCCAATGTGAAGTCACGACTCCTCGGCAGCCCACCGAAGATCATTCCAGAGCGCATCGCCGTTCATATTCCCGGCGTCGATGTTGATACATTCGCTCCAAACGCGGCGGGGGTTGATGGCGGGCGCGTTCGGGCGCAGTTGGGAATCAGCCCCGAAACGCCGTTGGTCGCAATGGCAGCACGCTTTCAGGCGGTGAAAGGGCATGAGGTATTTCAGGATGTCGTGCGGCGCGTTGCGGCGGAAGTCCCCGACGCTCATTTTGTCGCTTCTGGGGATAACGTAGGGTCGTTCAAAGTGCCGAAAGATGAGGCGTATAAGGCGGATATTCTTCAACGGGCAAACGACGATCCCATTCTGCGCCAGCGGCTGACCTACCTCGGTTTTTACCCCGATGTGCGAGATGTGATCGCGGCGGCGGATGTCATGGTTTGTAGTTCGCACTTCGAGTCGCTGCTCATGGTGGCGGTGGAGTCTATGGCGATGGGGCGTCCCATCGTCAGCACAGAGGTGGGCGGACCCTCCGAAACCATCCGTGATGGGGAGACGGGCTACCTTGTCCCTCCGGCGGATGGGGTGGCATTGGCAGAGCGCGTGATCACCCTTCTGCGCGATCCGGCGCTGCGGCAGCGGATGGGCGCGGCGGGGCGGGCGCACGCCGTCCAAAACCTGAGTGTCACGCGCTATGCGGCGACGATCAGCGCCATGCTTGAGGAGTTGATGCAGCGGGTGGGGCGGGGCTGA